The following proteins come from a genomic window of Platichthys flesus chromosome 1, fPlaFle2.1, whole genome shotgun sequence:
- the lims1 gene encoding LIM and senescent cell antigen-like-containing domain protein 1 isoform X2, translating into MLGVAGMTGSIANALANAACERCKSGFAPTEKIVNSNGELYHEHCFVCAQCFQQFPEGLFYEFEGRKYCEHDFQILFAPCCHQCGEFIIGRVIKAMNNSWHPDCFCCDICQAVLADVGFVKNAGRHLCRPCHNREKARGLGKYICQKCHSIIEEQPLIFKNDPYHPDHFNCNNCGKELTSDARELKGELYCLPCHDKMGVPICGACRRPIEGRVVNAMGKQWHVEHFVCAKCEKPFLGHRHYERKGLAYCETHYNQLFGDVCYHCNRVIEGDVVSALNKAWCVSCFSCSTCNTKLTLRNKFVEFDMKPVCKKCYEKFPLELKKRLKKLAESLARK; encoded by the exons ATGCTGGGGGTCGCAGGAATGACGGGCAG CATCGCTAATGCCCTGGCCAATGCGGCCTGCGAGCGATGTAAGAGTGGCTTCGCTCCGACAGAGAAAATTGTCAACAGTAATGGGGAGCTGTACCACGAGCACTGCTTTGTGTGTGCCCAGTGCTTCCAGCAGTTTCCAGAGGGACTCTTCTATGAG tTTGAAGGAAGGAAATACTGTGAACATGACTTCCAGATTCTCTTTGCTCCTTGCTGTCACCAGTGTG GGGAGTTCATCATCGGTCGTGTCATTAAGGCCATGAACAATAGTTGGCACCCAGACTGCTTCTGCTGTGACATTTGCCAGGCGGTGCTTGCAGACGTGGGATTTGTCAAAAATGCTGGCAG GCACCTCTGTCGCCCGTGCCATAACCGTGAGAAAGCTCGTGGCCTCGGCAAGTACATCTGCCAGAAGTGCCATTCAATCATAGAGGAGCAGCCACTGATCTTTAAGAATGATCCCTATCATCCGGACCACTTCAACTGCAACAACTGTGG GAAGGAATTGACTTCAGATGCCAGGGAACTAAAGGGAGAGCTTTACTGTTTGCCCTGCCACGACAAAATGGGTGTACCAATCTGTGGTGCCTGCAGGAGACCCATCGAGGGGCGTGTTGTCAATGCCATGGGCAAGCAGTGGCATGTGGAG cattttgtgtgtgccAAGTGTGAGAAACCTTTCCTTGGCCATCGCCACTATGAGAGAAAGGGGTTGGCGTACTGCGAGACGCATTATAACCAG CTCTTCGGCGATGTGTGCTATCACTGCAACCGTGTGATTGAGGGCGATG TCGTGTCTGCCCTGAACAAGGCCTGGTGTGTCAGTTGTttctcctgctccacctgcaaCACCAAACTCACTCTCAG AAATAAGTTTGTTGAGTTTGACATGAAGCCTGTCTGTAAAAAGTGCTACGAGAAGTTTCCTCTGGAGCTGAAGAAAAGGCTCAAGAAGCTCGCAGAGTCGCTGGCACGCAAGTGA
- the lims1 gene encoding LIM and senescent cell antigen-like-containing domain protein 1 isoform X1, producing MLGVAGMTGSIANALANAACERCKSGFAPTEKIVNSNGELYHEHCFVCAQCFQQFPEGLFYEFEGRKYCEHDFQILFAPCCHQCGEFIIGRVIKAMNNSWHPDCFCCDICQAVLADVGFVKNAGRHLCRPCHNREKARGLGKYICQKCHSIIEEQPLIFKNDPYHPDHFNCNNCGKELTSDARELKGELYCLPCHDKMGVPICGACRRPIEGRVVNAMGKQWHVEHFVCAKCEKPFLGHRHYERKGLAYCETHYNQLFGDVCYHCNRVIEGDVVSALNKAWCVSCFSCSTCNTKLTLRDKFVEIDLRPVCKHCYERMPEELKRRLARRERDAKDRKKKPAVCL from the exons ATGCTGGGGGTCGCAGGAATGACGGGCAG CATCGCTAATGCCCTGGCCAATGCGGCCTGCGAGCGATGTAAGAGTGGCTTCGCTCCGACAGAGAAAATTGTCAACAGTAATGGGGAGCTGTACCACGAGCACTGCTTTGTGTGTGCCCAGTGCTTCCAGCAGTTTCCAGAGGGACTCTTCTATGAG tTTGAAGGAAGGAAATACTGTGAACATGACTTCCAGATTCTCTTTGCTCCTTGCTGTCACCAGTGTG GGGAGTTCATCATCGGTCGTGTCATTAAGGCCATGAACAATAGTTGGCACCCAGACTGCTTCTGCTGTGACATTTGCCAGGCGGTGCTTGCAGACGTGGGATTTGTCAAAAATGCTGGCAG GCACCTCTGTCGCCCGTGCCATAACCGTGAGAAAGCTCGTGGCCTCGGCAAGTACATCTGCCAGAAGTGCCATTCAATCATAGAGGAGCAGCCACTGATCTTTAAGAATGATCCCTATCATCCGGACCACTTCAACTGCAACAACTGTGG GAAGGAATTGACTTCAGATGCCAGGGAACTAAAGGGAGAGCTTTACTGTTTGCCCTGCCACGACAAAATGGGTGTACCAATCTGTGGTGCCTGCAGGAGACCCATCGAGGGGCGTGTTGTCAATGCCATGGGCAAGCAGTGGCATGTGGAG cattttgtgtgtgccAAGTGTGAGAAACCTTTCCTTGGCCATCGCCACTATGAGAGAAAGGGGTTGGCGTACTGCGAGACGCATTATAACCAG CTCTTCGGCGATGTGTGCTATCACTGCAACCGTGTGATTGAGGGCGATG TCGTGTCTGCCCTGAACAAGGCCTGGTGTGTCAGTTGTttctcctgctccacctgcaaCACCAAACTCACTCTCAG AGATAAGTTTGTTGAAATTGACCTGAGGCCAGTGTGCAAGCACTGCTATGAGCGCATGCCCGAGGAGCTGAAGCGCCGCCTGGCTCGACGTGAGCGTGATGCCAAGGACCGCAAGAAAAaacctgctgtgtgtctgtag